ATGCCTTTATTATGGTTTCAAAAAAATGTGTCCCTTTTGTAACGGTGAATAAAGAATATCGTGCTCCAAAATGCTTTTATGAAAACGAATCTTTAAGCTACAGGACCTGGCAGTATGATCAGGTGATTAAAGATGTGATCCGCAAAAAGATCAAACATCCTAAAAAAATAGTGACGATTGGGCATTCGGAAGGAAGTGATGTTGTAGCTAAATTAGGAACCATTAATAAAAAGATAACCCATATTGGTTTCTGGTCCGGAAGCGGAAGCACACAATATCATGATTTTGCGCTGATGATCAGAAAAGAAGCCAATGAAGGGAAAATTGACGAAAATACAGCATTGAAAAAATTAGACAGCCTATATACAAAACTGGGAGAAATAGAAGCTTCGCCGAATATCAGTACTTTCTGGCAGAACAACACCTACAAAAGATGGCATGAATTTTCAGAACCCGCCGTGGAAAACCTTTTAAAAATCAACATTCCTATTTTTGCGGCTATCGGTTCCAAAGATCAGGCGGTTCCCATTGAGTCTACCCTGCTGATCCGGTCGGAATTCATCAGAAAACATAAAAAGAATTTAACCTTTAAAATTTACCCTGAATATGATCATGGATTTGAAACGGTTCCAACAAATCCGGATGAAGAACCAGAAGATAGATGGATGAGCGTTTTTGAGGAATTTATGGAATGGGTGGGAAAATAAAATTACAGAAGGAAAAGTCGGAAGAGAAAGGATTAAAGCGGTGACCTATCAATTAAACCTTTAAAACTATTTTGGCTCGAATTTACGTTATTATACTACATGTTGTAACTTAAATCTTCAATTTTCAGACCTGTTAAAATGAAAAAGAGCCTGCTGATCCTATTTGCGTTTATTTCAACTCATTAATGATTACATTGAAAAAGAATATGTTCCTGTTAATTCAAAATAATAAAGCGATGAAAATATTTCCCTTACTATTTATATTCTTTTCATGTTTTTTTTCTGCACAGATAAAATATCCTGAGTATATTATTTCAGATAAAAATATCTCAGAACAGAAACTTGAAACAACCGAAGACATTTATTTCTTTTATCATAAAAACATTCAATATATCGGAGATCTGAAATCACCTATTGAACTGAATTACAATAATTATCCCAAAGAAAATCCTATTCTCAAAAATAATTATAAACGGCCTGATGATGAACTGCACAAGCAATTCAAAAATGAATATAAAAACGTAAAAATAGTTGTAGATATCCGACAATCTACCCCATTAACAATAACCAGAACTGATACTACTAAAATATCTCCGGAAGTTTTAGAGGCAGAAATAGACAGATTGATCGAAGGCAAAGAACCTACTATTAAAATTCCTACGATAACAACCTATTATGACGGTTATCCCGTAACCATTCACAATCTTGAAGATCAGGACATTATGCTAGGATTTGGCAATCATATCCCATTAATATTTGAAGCTTTAGATAAAGAAAATAACTGGCAGGAAATTTCCGGTATAAGAAAATATAGCTGTGGAAATGGAATTCAGTATATCATGTTAAAACCTAACCAGATTGCCACTGTTTTTGAGCCTAAAATTAAAGGAAACTTTAAAACAAAATTCAGATACAGATTAAAAAATATGATTTCAAATGAATTTGAAGGAAGTATTAATGAAGATTATTTTAAAACTAACCCATAACCAATCCGCCATGCACTTCACCAAATACTTAATACCACTTTTAGGAATCCTCTTGCTTATCTCCTGCTCCGGACCTGTTCCTGCCTCAAAAATTACAGATATTTCTGATATAAAAGCAGAAATCGACCTCTATCAGAGCTTAACAGACCAGGCAGACAATATCATGTCGGTAGCTTTATACGATAAAAAGGATAAGAAAATCGGCAGTGATTCAATTACCATATGGGTCAACCGGAAAAAAGCGGAGTATATAGTCATACAGCAGCTTTACTACACCAAAAGCTATCAATACCGGCTTGAAAATATTCCTCCGGAAAATGAGCAGTATCAGGTTGAAATCCAGCTGGCCAACGGTAAAAAATTCGCTTTGGGCAATATTCCGGCCTTGAAATTAAGCGATCCTTCCCGCATCACCACCACCGAAAGCACAACCAGTCAGGATTTCTCCGTACGCTGGTCTGAACTTCATGATGTGAATAAACTCTATATCTCAAAAACTTTTGATAAAAAAGACAAAGAAAACCCTAATATAACCATTGCTACACCGGGAAAAACCGACACTTTGAATATCGGGAAAGACGGCAGTTATTCAATTCCAAAAGAAAAGCTTCTTAAATCCGGTGAAAAACTGAGCATCATAAGCCTTGAATTTACTGCCAAAAAAACAGGGAATACTAATCCCCTTCTGCTGAAAGGAAGTTATATAAAGATCAATGGCAGCCATGATAACCCGGTATATTTCAAATAAAATAATTATCTTACCCCATATTATCCCTAAACAGGACAAAATACACGACTTCATGCAAAACACTACAATCCAAAAAGAATGGTTCTCAGAAGGAGAACACTATGCAACAGCAATCAATGAAATGGTAGAATTCGGCGAAAAGAACGGCTGGGAAAACTGGAAAGGTGAAGAACCACAGGATAAAAGAGACCGTTTGGGAACCGAAGTTTTTGAGTTATTGAAAACTGCCAACCTGAATAATGACACAGAACGTTTCAGAGAACAGTTTCCTCCTGCCCACACTCCCATGAT
This region of Chryseobacterium vaccae genomic DNA includes:
- a CDS encoding dienelactone hydrolase family protein, translating into MRKIVSGLSLFVFFWAFSQSQASYERFSHYSVFKKNDTINYYVYSPEKITDTTGILLFIHGSGAFPMFSVTKEKGVVSEVSTMPFDLEKLPKDYAFIMVSKKCVPFVTVNKEYRAPKCFYENESLSYRTWQYDQVIKDVIRKKIKHPKKIVTIGHSEGSDVVAKLGTINKKITHIGFWSGSGSTQYHDFALMIRKEANEGKIDENTALKKLDSLYTKLGEIEASPNISTFWQNNTYKRWHEFSEPAVENLLKINIPIFAAIGSKDQAVPIESTLLIRSEFIRKHKKNLTFKIYPEYDHGFETVPTNPDEEPEDRWMSVFEEFMEWVGK